Proteins from one Candidatus Roseilinea sp. genomic window:
- the rpmG gene encoding 50S ribosomal protein L33, with protein MASKKKGNRIVIRLKSTESGHFYLTEKNRKNDTARLELRRYDPFVRRHVLYKEEK; from the coding sequence ATGGCCAGCAAAAAGAAAGGCAATCGAATCGTGATCAGGCTGAAGAGCACTGAGAGCGGCCATTTCTACCTGACTGAGAAAAATCGCAAGAACGACACAGCCCGCCTTGAGCTTCGCCGCTATGATCCGTTCGTCCGCCGGCATGTGCTATACAAAGAGGAGAAATGA
- a CDS encoding anion transporter — MPFAPFHIAPSAGAAVIALVTFVALAMGEIPRLKLNRAAIAMIGAGAVLVFGVLTLPQAERTIDLGTLVLLLSMMIINAVLELSGFFTWVGAVVIERTNAPTVLLILVVVTAGALSMLFLNDPVCVMLTPLVCGVVLRLKRNPMPYLIALACAANVGSVATITGNPQNILIGASSGIGYLYWLLRLGPVAAVGLAVVFAVIWLLYPREFRGAQDAAHEADSSAIVAPRHEGAPITLAQAEATIYASTLRKSLIVVALMLIAFLAGVNVTVAAFVAACAILISRRFESARILALVDWPLLVMFGGLFVVTGALEVTGVSAQLFALVKPLAFAGVAPLALVTTLLSNLISNVPAVLLFRPLVPQFADPTQAWLTLAAASTLAGNLTLIGSVANLIVAEQALKFGIKLTFMEYLKPGLIITTLTLIAAIVLLG, encoded by the coding sequence ATGCCGTTTGCCCCCTTTCACATCGCGCCATCGGCCGGCGCGGCGGTGATCGCCCTGGTCACGTTCGTCGCCCTGGCGATGGGCGAAATCCCCCGCCTGAAGCTCAATCGCGCGGCGATCGCCATGATCGGCGCCGGCGCCGTGCTGGTCTTCGGGGTGCTTACGCTCCCGCAGGCCGAACGGACGATTGACTTGGGCACGCTGGTTCTGCTATTGAGCATGATGATCATCAACGCCGTGCTGGAGCTTTCGGGCTTCTTCACCTGGGTGGGCGCGGTGGTCATTGAGCGGACCAATGCGCCGACGGTGCTGCTCATCCTGGTCGTGGTCACGGCAGGCGCGTTGTCCATGCTCTTCCTCAATGATCCGGTTTGCGTCATGCTGACGCCGCTGGTGTGTGGGGTGGTGTTGCGGCTGAAGCGCAATCCGATGCCATATCTCATCGCGCTGGCTTGCGCGGCAAACGTCGGTTCGGTCGCCACGATCACCGGCAACCCGCAGAACATTTTGATCGGCGCGTCGTCGGGCATCGGCTATCTGTATTGGCTGTTGCGCTTGGGGCCGGTGGCGGCGGTTGGCTTGGCGGTGGTGTTTGCGGTCATTTGGCTGCTGTATCCGCGCGAGTTTCGCGGCGCGCAGGATGCAGCGCATGAAGCCGACTCATCGGCAATTGTTGCGCCGCGACATGAAGGCGCGCCGATCACCCTGGCCCAGGCCGAGGCGACGATCTACGCATCTACGCTGCGCAAGAGCTTGATCGTTGTCGCACTCATGCTGATTGCGTTCCTGGCCGGGGTCAACGTCACCGTGGCGGCCTTCGTCGCCGCGTGCGCCATTCTGATCAGCCGGCGTTTTGAGTCGGCGCGCATCCTGGCCTTGGTGGATTGGCCGTTGTTAGTGATGTTCGGCGGCTTGTTCGTCGTCACCGGCGCGCTGGAAGTCACCGGCGTTTCGGCGCAGTTGTTCGCGCTGGTGAAGCCGCTGGCATTTGCAGGCGTCGCCCCGCTGGCGCTCGTCACTACGCTGTTGAGCAATCTGATCTCGAATGTGCCGGCGGTGTTGTTGTTTCGCCCGCTCGTGCCGCAGTTCGCCGATCCAACGCAAGCCTGGCTGACGTTAGCTGCAGCGTCCACCCTGGCCGGCAATCTCACGCTGATCGGCTCAGTGGCCAACCTCATCGTGGCTGAGCAGGCGCTCAAGTTCGGCATCAAGCTGACCTTCATGGAGTATCTCAAGCCTGGCTTGATCATCACAACGCTCACGCTGATCGCAGCGATCGTGCTGCTGGGGTAG
- a CDS encoding DNA-binding response regulator, which translates to MTLSDRCSNANGYRVIWVRTAKHALERVASEKLALVVIDAPSLNANAEKLCQEIKRIKALPVLMIGADVSAANGTNPGAYQGCADGFIARPLQLRRLLSRLEKLLPEWLTLELRCGELVFRPADGILRKRNEEIYLNPKLSKLLQLFMQRQGEVLPRKFLMQQVWETDYLGDTRTLDVHIRWLREAIEDNPTEPMYLRTVRGQGYRFENPKAKK; encoded by the coding sequence GTGACTCTGTCGGACCGGTGCTCGAACGCCAATGGGTATCGCGTAATCTGGGTGCGCACGGCTAAGCATGCTTTAGAACGCGTAGCCAGCGAAAAGTTGGCGCTGGTGGTGATTGACGCACCTTCGCTCAATGCCAACGCAGAAAAGCTATGCCAAGAAATCAAGCGCATCAAAGCGCTGCCGGTGTTGATGATCGGCGCGGATGTGTCGGCCGCCAATGGGACGAATCCAGGTGCCTACCAAGGCTGCGCCGACGGCTTCATCGCTCGGCCCCTGCAACTGCGTCGCTTGCTCTCACGCTTGGAGAAGCTGCTGCCCGAATGGCTGACCCTGGAGCTGCGCTGCGGCGAACTGGTGTTTCGGCCCGCAGACGGCATCTTGCGCAAACGCAACGAAGAGATCTACCTCAATCCGAAGCTTTCCAAACTGCTGCAGCTTTTCATGCAACGGCAGGGCGAGGTGTTGCCGCGCAAATTCCTCATGCAACAGGTATGGGAAACCGATTACCTCGGCGACACGCGCACGCTCGACGTGCACATCCGCTGGCTGCGTGAAGCGATCGAGGACAACCCGACCGAACCCATGTATCTCCGCACGGTGCGAGGCCAAGGCTACCGCTTCGAAAATCCCAAGGCCAAGAAATGA
- a CDS encoding FAD-dependent oxidoreductase: MISELEGRGGDGVTVGVIRLIDDKVVCMTQGRLSHDERRAALRRMAADGVDVLVIGGGITGAGVVLEAVARGYRTGLVEKADFASGTSSKSTKLVHGGIRYLPQFDFALVREALIERGRLMRNAPHLVRPLGFVLPLYVENKRPLGAPIALPGGVGMSGLLRSGLILYDVMAGRLAIAGHKHIGAQKTLELAPALKAEGLRDGFIYYDCQTDDTRLTLTVLRTAAKRGALLANYAEVLGFDFDAPANPAAIRAARVRDALTGDEWVIPAGTIINAAGAFAGRIAAMAGESRVAIQPAKGVHLTLPRDALPTTEYAVVLPETPDGRLLFIVPWNTRVTLGTTDTQGGDLDHPVATDEDIDYLINTANAYLRIKLTRAHVISAWAGYRPLISPAGSDGADTAKLSRTHVVVDGPGSMITITGGKLTTYRRMAQDALDHLARREGKPVAHPTEEMPLDGAEGYPACRAALSEAAGRFGWGADVINRLSQYGSEAGAILQWCADDPSLAARIASDLPYILAEVVYACRREMAVTLDDVLSRRLHLNFEDWSRGIEPAPVVAQVMARELGWSSREIEAQVARYRDRLAEGG, encoded by the coding sequence ATGATATCTGAATTGGAAGGACGTGGGGGCGATGGCGTTACCGTCGGCGTCATCAGATTGATTGATGATAAAGTGGTCTGCATGACGCAGGGCAGGCTATCGCACGATGAACGGCGCGCGGCATTGCGCCGCATGGCGGCCGATGGCGTGGATGTGTTGGTCATCGGCGGCGGAATCACCGGCGCCGGCGTCGTGCTGGAGGCCGTCGCGCGCGGCTACCGCACCGGCCTGGTGGAGAAGGCTGACTTTGCCAGCGGCACCAGTAGCAAAAGCACCAAGCTGGTGCACGGCGGCATTCGCTATTTACCACAGTTCGATTTTGCGCTGGTGCGCGAAGCCCTGATCGAGCGCGGACGGTTGATGCGCAACGCGCCGCACCTGGTGAGGCCGCTCGGCTTTGTGCTGCCGCTCTACGTCGAGAACAAACGGCCACTCGGCGCGCCCATCGCCCTGCCGGGTGGCGTCGGCATGAGCGGGTTGCTGCGTTCCGGCCTGATCCTCTACGATGTGATGGCGGGGCGCCTGGCCATCGCCGGCCACAAACACATCGGCGCGCAGAAGACGCTCGAACTGGCGCCGGCGCTGAAAGCCGAGGGATTGCGAGATGGCTTCATCTACTATGACTGTCAGACCGATGACACCCGCCTGACGCTGACCGTCCTGCGCACTGCGGCCAAACGCGGCGCCTTGCTGGCGAATTACGCCGAGGTGCTGGGTTTCGACTTTGATGCGCCGGCCAATCCCGCTGCGATCCGCGCGGCTCGCGTGCGGGATGCGCTCACCGGCGACGAGTGGGTCATCCCCGCCGGGACGATCATCAACGCGGCGGGCGCGTTTGCTGGGCGCATCGCAGCCATGGCTGGCGAGTCTCGCGTTGCAATCCAGCCGGCCAAGGGGGTGCACCTCACGCTGCCGCGCGACGCGCTCCCGACGACCGAATACGCCGTCGTGCTGCCGGAGACGCCCGACGGGCGGCTGCTGTTCATCGTGCCGTGGAATACGCGCGTCACGCTCGGCACAACCGATACCCAGGGGGGCGATCTAGACCATCCGGTGGCGACCGATGAGGACATTGACTATCTGATCAACACGGCCAACGCCTACCTGCGCATCAAGCTCACCCGCGCGCACGTAATCAGCGCGTGGGCGGGCTATCGTCCGCTCATCAGCCCGGCCGGGTCCGACGGCGCTGACACGGCTAAGCTCTCGCGCACGCACGTTGTGGTGGATGGGCCGGGCAGCATGATCACCATCACCGGCGGCAAGCTCACCACCTACCGCCGGATGGCCCAAGATGCGCTCGATCACCTCGCCAGGCGCGAGGGCAAGCCGGTTGCCCATCCTACCGAGGAGATGCCGCTCGATGGCGCGGAGGGCTATCCGGCTTGCCGCGCAGCGCTATCGGAAGCCGCCGGCCGTTTCGGCTGGGGCGCCGACGTCATCAACAGGCTGAGCCAGTACGGCAGCGAAGCCGGCGCGATTCTCCAATGGTGTGCTGACGATCCTTCGCTCGCTGCGCGCATCGCGTCTGACTTGCCCTACATTCTGGCCGAAGTCGTCTATGCTTGCCGCCGAGAGATGGCTGTGACGCTCGACGATGTGCTATCGCGCCGTCTGCATTTGAACTTCGAGGACTGGTCGCGCGGCATCGAGCCGGCGCCGGTGGTCGCGCAGGTGATGGCGCGCGAACTGGGCTGGTCATCCCGCGAGATCGAGGCTCAGGTAGCGCGGTATCGCGATCGCCTAGCCGAAGGGGGGTGA
- a CDS encoding hypothetical protein (possible pseudo, frameshifted), with protein MLVTTQCASYCRYCTRSRIVGDPHAMFNRRHHDMQIEYLRRTPEVRDVLLSGGDPLTLPQKILEDLLRRLRDIPHIEIIRIGSRVPVFLPQRITDELVEMLRQFHPLWMNIHVNHPKEITPELARACAKLADAGIPLGNQSVLLAGVNDHPNIIRKLCHELVKIRVRPYYLYQCDLVAGSGHFRTTIAAGLEIMEALRGHTSGYAIPTFVVDLPGGGGKVPVLPNYLISQSPGRAVFRNFEGYISTYTEPTDYQRPQPAPEPRAGRKLPGVASLLAGEAMTIEPDGWRAHHHLPPAESNGQSGPHNNGTESIPLDALLDRHDVQLAGEGDEPSWAKIN; from the coding sequence ATGCTGGTCACCACCCAGTGCGCTTCGTATTGCCGATATTGCACACGCAGCCGCATCGTCGGCGACCCGCACGCGATGTTCAACCGGCGCCACCACGATATGCAGATCGAGTATTTGCGTCGGACGCCGGAGGTGCGCGACGTCCTGTTGAGCGGCGGCGACCCACTCACCTTGCCGCAGAAGATCCTCGAAGACTTGCTGCGCCGGCTGCGCGACATCCCCCACATCGAGATCATCCGCATTGGGTCGCGCGTGCCGGTGTTCCTGCCCCAGCGCATCACCGACGAACTGGTAGAGATGCTGCGCCAGTTCCATCCGCTATGGATGAACATCCATGTCAACCACCCCAAGGAAATCACACCGGAGCTGGCACGCGCGTGCGCCAAGTTAGCCGATGCCGGCATCCCCCTCGGCAACCAAAGCGTGCTGCTCGCCGGCGTCAACGATCACCCGAATATCATTCGCAAGCTTTGCCACGAATTGGTGAAGATTCGCGTCAGGCCTTACTACCTCTACCAGTGCGACCTGGTCGCAGGCAGCGGTCACTTCCGCACCACTATCGCAGCCGGCCTGGAGATCATGGAGGCGCTGCGTGGCCATACCAGCGGCTACGCCATCCCCACCTTTGTCGTGGATCTGCCGGGCGGCGGCGGCAAGGTGCCGGTCTTGCCCAATTACCTGATCAGCCAATCGCCCGGCCGCGCCGTCTTTCGTAACTTCGAGGGCTACATCAGCACCTACACCGAGCCGACAGATTATCAGCGCCCCCAACCGGCGCCCGAGCCGCGCGCCGGCCGCAAGCTCCCCGGCGTGGCGAGCCTGCTGGCCGGCGAGGCCATGACGATCGAACCCGACGGCTGGCGAGCACACCACCACCTGCCCCCGGCGGAGTCCAACGGCCAGTCCGGGCCTCACAACAACGGGACCGAATCCATCCCGCTCGACGCACTGCTCGATCGGCACGATGTGCAACTCGCCGGCGAAGGCGACGAGCCAAGTTGGGCCAAAATCAACTGA
- a CDS encoding ribokinase, whose amino-acid sequence MNIVVTGSIAYDYLMTFPGSFSEHILPEHMARISLSFLVDSMERRRGGCGPNIAYTLALLGERPHLMGTAGQDFDEYRVWLESVGVDTSLIRVIRHKFTASFFCSTDCNNNQIASFYSGAMADARELSFKELPFKPDIVIISPNDPQAMLRYAQECRELGIRHIFDPGQQVARSSGEELKAGIIGADMLICNDYEFEVIRQKTGLTEADVLYHAEALIITRGEKGSTILLRDHRVDIPAVPEERVVDPTGVGDAFRGGLLKGLAAGADWETCGRLGSVAATFALEHIGGQGHCYTWEQFQARYEAHFGPLPISFNGSKAPRHPDP is encoded by the coding sequence ATGAATATCGTCGTCACTGGATCGATCGCCTACGACTACCTGATGACCTTTCCAGGATCGTTCAGCGAACACATCCTGCCGGAGCACATGGCGCGCATCAGCCTGAGCTTCCTGGTGGATTCGATGGAGCGCCGGCGCGGCGGTTGCGGCCCGAACATCGCCTACACGCTTGCGCTGCTCGGCGAGCGCCCACACTTGATGGGCACAGCCGGCCAGGACTTCGACGAATATCGCGTTTGGCTGGAATCGGTCGGTGTGGACACATCGCTCATCCGCGTCATCCGCCATAAGTTCACGGCGTCGTTCTTCTGCAGCACCGACTGCAACAACAACCAGATCGCATCGTTCTACTCCGGTGCGATGGCCGATGCGCGCGAGCTCTCCTTCAAAGAGCTTCCTTTTAAGCCCGACATCGTCATCATCTCGCCAAACGATCCGCAGGCGATGCTCCGGTATGCGCAAGAATGCCGCGAGCTGGGCATTCGCCACATCTTCGACCCCGGCCAACAGGTCGCGCGCTCGTCCGGCGAGGAATTGAAGGCCGGCATCATCGGCGCCGACATGCTGATTTGCAACGACTATGAGTTCGAGGTCATCCGCCAAAAGACCGGGCTGACCGAGGCGGATGTGTTGTATCACGCCGAGGCGCTCATCATCACGCGCGGCGAGAAAGGCTCGACCATTCTGCTGCGCGACCATCGCGTGGACATCCCCGCCGTGCCGGAAGAGCGCGTGGTGGATCCGACCGGCGTCGGCGACGCCTTCCGCGGCGGTTTGCTCAAGGGGCTGGCAGCCGGCGCCGACTGGGAGACGTGCGGCCGGCTGGGCAGCGTCGCAGCCACCTTTGCCCTAGAACACATTGGCGGCCAGGGTCATTGCTACACCTGGGAGCAATTCCAGGCGCGCTACGAAGCGCACTTCGGCCCGCTCCCCATTTCGTTCAACGGGAGCAAAGCACCACGACACCCTGACCCTTGA
- the sbcD gene encoding nuclease SbcCD subunit D, with amino-acid sequence MNPREPIRILHFADLHIGMENYGRIDPETGLNQRALDFVSRLKEIVDCAIERQADVVIFAGDAFKTRDPNPTYQRAFARQIMRLSRAHVTTVLLVGNHDTPVMEQRASSLDIFATLNVPNVIVGREEKLHRIETARGVVQIATVPWPQRNRLLKYEEYRGMTVEQLDHEMERILGDELQRLAGEVDANFPAILAGHFTVSGAVFGSERNVMLGRDTVVKLSSLHLEAWDYVALGHIHKHQDVNSGKYPGVVYSGSLERIDFGEESEPKGFCWIEAQRGDTRWRFEPMRSVRPFVSIYADATQDGDQPTDAVLREIARHEIRDAVVRVRVKLLQHQEAMLQAGAIEAALGDAYFIAGISRDVQRDARSRIGIQNPETLSPEALLERYLVSKNTPRDHIDDLMRAARELMDANTSPTA; translated from the coding sequence ATGAACCCGCGTGAGCCGATCAGAATCTTGCATTTCGCCGATCTTCACATCGGCATGGAAAACTACGGGCGCATCGATCCCGAGACCGGACTGAACCAGCGCGCGCTGGACTTCGTATCGCGCTTGAAGGAAATCGTGGACTGCGCCATCGAGCGCCAAGCCGACGTGGTTATTTTCGCAGGCGACGCCTTCAAGACGCGCGACCCTAATCCCACCTACCAGCGCGCCTTCGCCCGCCAGATCATGCGCCTCTCGCGCGCTCACGTGACCACCGTGTTGCTGGTCGGCAACCACGACACGCCGGTCATGGAGCAGCGCGCCAGCAGCCTGGACATCTTCGCGACGCTCAATGTGCCCAACGTGATCGTGGGGCGCGAGGAGAAATTGCATCGCATCGAGACCGCGCGCGGCGTTGTGCAGATCGCCACCGTGCCCTGGCCACAGCGCAACCGTCTGCTGAAATACGAAGAGTATCGCGGCATGACCGTCGAGCAGCTCGACCACGAGATGGAGCGCATCCTCGGCGATGAGTTACAGCGCTTGGCCGGCGAAGTAGACGCCAACTTTCCGGCCATCTTGGCCGGCCACTTTACAGTCAGCGGCGCGGTATTTGGCTCGGAGCGCAACGTGATGTTGGGGCGCGATACAGTCGTCAAGCTCAGCAGCTTGCACCTGGAGGCATGGGACTATGTCGCCCTGGGTCACATTCACAAACATCAAGATGTGAACTCAGGCAAGTATCCGGGCGTGGTGTATTCCGGCAGCTTGGAGCGCATAGATTTTGGCGAGGAAAGCGAACCGAAAGGCTTCTGCTGGATCGAAGCCCAACGCGGCGACACCCGATGGCGCTTCGAGCCGATGCGCAGCGTGCGCCCCTTCGTCTCGATCTATGCCGATGCGACGCAAGACGGCGACCAACCCACCGATGCGGTGCTGCGCGAGATCGCGCGCCATGAGATCAGGGATGCTGTGGTGCGCGTGCGCGTGAAACTGCTCCAGCATCAGGAGGCCATGCTGCAGGCCGGCGCTATTGAAGCCGCTTTAGGAGACGCTTATTTCATCGCCGGCATCTCGCGCGACGTGCAGCGTGATGCGCGCTCGCGCATCGGCATTCAGAATCCGGAGACGCTGTCGCCCGAAGCACTACTCGAGCGCTACCTTGTGAGCAAAAATACGCCGCGGGATCACATTGATGACCTCATGCGCGCCGCGCGCGAGCTGATGGATGCCAACACCAGCCCGACCGCTTGA